From one candidate division KSB1 bacterium genomic stretch:
- a CDS encoding DNA polymerase IV — protein sequence MERSILYVDITAFAVSVETVLEPRLRGRPVVVAVQTANRSLIYASSYEARRAGIHRGMPLQEARRLCRELIVLPPNKPLYARATQAMLDILSRFSPVIEPVRYGHAYLDMTGTQRLFGSPIDAAAKAQREIRDRLNLEATVGVATNKLVSKIASDIVKPTGLQSVRPGYEERFLSPLPVHYLPGVGKTTLQQLAELNVRYIRQLAQIPVTDLTHLLGRRGILLHQWAHGIDPRPVQPPRRQPSIVEEEILPEDTNAIPLLRALLFRLLERACRRLRQEHWMAHRLHLWLRYSDGVENRGEMPLAFPSQYEHEIYPVAEEALVHLLTRRVRVRSLHLELKELRPEMRQLTLFQSEAGERREKLVRALDRIRDRFGERAIDYAHTLVLQ from the coding sequence ATGGAGCGCAGTATCCTTTATGTGGACATCACGGCCTTTGCGGTCTCCGTGGAGACCGTTTTGGAGCCCCGATTGCGCGGGCGACCAGTGGTGGTCGCCGTTCAGACCGCCAACCGCTCGCTCATTTACGCCTCCTCCTACGAAGCGCGTCGGGCAGGGATTCACCGTGGCATGCCCCTGCAGGAGGCAAGGCGCCTCTGTCGGGAGCTCATTGTGCTACCGCCAAACAAGCCCCTGTACGCACGCGCCACGCAGGCCATGCTCGACATCCTCAGCCGCTTCAGCCCGGTCATCGAGCCCGTGCGCTACGGTCACGCGTACCTTGACATGACCGGTACGCAACGCCTCTTCGGCAGCCCCATCGACGCAGCCGCTAAGGCCCAACGCGAGATCCGTGACCGGCTCAACCTCGAAGCCACGGTCGGGGTGGCAACCAATAAGCTGGTCAGCAAGATCGCCTCCGACATCGTCAAGCCTACAGGCTTGCAGAGCGTCCGTCCCGGGTACGAAGAACGGTTCCTTTCGCCCCTGCCAGTCCATTATCTGCCAGGGGTAGGGAAAACGACTCTTCAGCAGCTTGCCGAACTCAATGTCCGCTACATTCGGCAGCTGGCCCAGATTCCCGTCACGGATCTGACCCATCTCTTAGGTCGCAGAGGAATACTGCTTCACCAGTGGGCCCACGGCATCGATCCGCGACCGGTGCAGCCGCCGCGTCGCCAGCCGAGCATTGTGGAAGAAGAAATCCTGCCGGAAGACACCAATGCGATACCCCTGTTGCGTGCGCTTCTCTTTCGCTTGCTGGAGCGAGCATGCCGCCGCCTGCGACAAGAGCATTGGATGGCCCATCGGCTTCACCTCTGGCTCCGTTACTCAGATGGTGTAGAAAACCGCGGAGAGATGCCGCTCGCTTTCCCCAGTCAATACGAACACGAAATCTACCCGGTGGCCGAGGAGGCTCTGGTCCATCTTCTCACCCGCCGGGTGCGCGTCCGATCCCTGCATTTGGAGCTCAAAGAGCTCCGGCCGGAAATGCGCCAACTCACTCTGTTCCAAAGCGAGGCCGGCGAGCGTCGCGAGAAGCTCGTCCGTGCCCTCGATCGCATTCGGGATCGCTTCGGCGAGAGGGCTATTGATTATGCCCATACCCTTGTGCTCCAGTGA
- the lexA gene encoding transcriptional repressor LexA produces MDDLTEKQRRVLALIAERMAIDGYPPTLREIAQHLGVSSKNTVIKYLRRLEKKGYISKSEKARSIRLLEKAARFQPSPEVQLPLIGSVTAGQPVLAEENIERHVAIPRSLVRDSGRYFLLRVTGDSMEGAGILDGDLVVVRSTSEARNGDIVVALLGNEVTVKRLVVKGNQRYLKPENPRYEEIHPESEWTIQGVVVSLIRERVA; encoded by the coding sequence ATGGACGATCTTACCGAAAAGCAGCGCCGGGTATTAGCCCTGATTGCCGAGCGGATGGCCATTGACGGCTATCCCCCCACCTTGCGCGAAATTGCCCAGCACCTGGGGGTGAGCTCCAAGAACACGGTGATCAAGTACCTCCGCCGCCTCGAGAAAAAGGGCTACATCAGCAAGAGCGAGAAGGCCCGGAGCATTCGTTTGCTGGAAAAAGCGGCGCGCTTTCAGCCTTCGCCGGAGGTCCAGCTGCCGCTGATCGGCTCCGTCACAGCGGGTCAACCCGTGCTGGCGGAAGAAAACATCGAGCGGCACGTGGCCATCCCCCGTAGTCTGGTGCGCGATAGCGGACGGTACTTTCTCCTCCGCGTCACGGGCGACAGCATGGAAGGCGCCGGAATTCTCGATGGCGACCTCGTCGTGGTCCGTTCCACCAGTGAGGCGCGCAACGGAGACATCGTGGTCGCTTTGCTCGGCAACGAGGTCACCGTGAAACGGCTGGTGGTCAAAGGCAACCAGCGGTATCTGAAGCCAGAAAATCCTCGGTACGAGGAGATCCATCCGGAGAGCGAATGGACGATCCAGGGCGTGGTGGTTTCCTTAATCCGCGAGCGGGTGGCGTAA
- a CDS encoding M1 family aminopeptidase produces MRLGWSKSLALGLLIGIVGCSRRPSQPFGFTIEDHDLAVTLFPEQHRLEAVDQMKVSLRQKRQIRFLLHEDLSVQQVRVGGQECKVALEPDFDPSRVLPRPFLEDSAWIRRAALVTVNLPKLEKAAERMEVRYQGVIFDSAGEGQFSRNWLSRTSSGIISAAGVYLAPSSLWYPTVPGNLSALRVAVRTPAPLEVVSQGALRQRRLQGEWVYTVWEERQPQKGIYLAAGPWRITQIPMMRYAVMCYFSPEATSSLGLERGYLEACANYLSLYERLLGPYPYWKFAVVENFLPTGYGLPSFTLIGSEVLRLPFIISTSLGHEICHNWWGNAVYVAPGTGNWSEGLTTYCAEHYYAEQQGAEQAAHFRMGLNREYLSYVTPETDFPLRRFRERSDPASRAIGYAKSAMVFHQLRLLVGDEKFWNALRNIYRDYRFRHASWDDFRRVFEEFHGEKLGWFFDQWLDRTGAPVLRIQKARVSRQGDRFQVTVVVGQEGNQPYRVKVPVRVRTTAGSEKAVLELTGQADSVTIRVVNRPVLVEVDPEFDVLRWLLPGEFPPALSQLLGEKKPIFVLARASSDLASAYRSLAEGIAERGLIVAGDEVRVEDLRTTSFAVLGDPHQLSLWNELRSQLPAELQIEGSGVVIQGTRYNLNVPGLTVVLVLANPFNAGKVAAVIWGGSAEAISAAASRLAHYGKYSFVVFQNGRNIASGEWQVTESPLAMRF; encoded by the coding sequence ATGAGACTCGGGTGGAGTAAATCCCTCGCGCTCGGCCTCCTTATCGGGATTGTCGGTTGCAGCAGGAGACCTTCTCAGCCCTTCGGGTTCACAATTGAGGACCACGACCTCGCCGTTACCCTTTTCCCAGAGCAGCACCGCCTCGAGGCGGTGGACCAGATGAAAGTGAGCTTGCGGCAGAAGCGCCAAATACGCTTCCTTCTCCACGAAGACCTTAGTGTCCAGCAAGTGCGTGTGGGGGGACAGGAGTGTAAGGTTGCGCTGGAGCCTGACTTTGATCCCTCCCGCGTCTTACCTCGCCCTTTCCTGGAGGACTCCGCGTGGATACGTCGGGCGGCGCTCGTCACCGTGAACCTGCCTAAACTCGAGAAAGCCGCGGAACGGATGGAGGTACGCTACCAGGGTGTGATTTTCGACTCCGCGGGCGAAGGACAATTCTCACGGAACTGGCTTTCGCGAACGAGCTCCGGGATCATCTCCGCGGCGGGCGTGTACCTCGCCCCCAGTAGCTTGTGGTACCCGACCGTGCCGGGCAACCTAAGTGCGCTCCGCGTGGCCGTGCGTACGCCCGCCCCGCTCGAGGTTGTGAGTCAGGGAGCGCTTCGGCAGCGCAGGTTGCAGGGCGAGTGGGTGTACACGGTCTGGGAAGAGAGGCAGCCTCAGAAAGGCATTTATCTCGCCGCTGGGCCGTGGCGCATCACGCAAATCCCAATGATGCGCTACGCGGTCATGTGCTACTTTAGCCCCGAGGCTACCTCCTCGCTGGGACTGGAAAGAGGTTACCTCGAGGCCTGCGCAAACTATCTTTCCCTTTACGAGCGTCTTCTCGGGCCGTACCCGTACTGGAAGTTCGCGGTCGTTGAGAATTTCCTCCCCACGGGCTATGGTCTGCCCTCATTTACGCTCATTGGGAGTGAGGTGCTGCGCCTACCGTTCATTATCTCCACCTCCCTGGGCCATGAGATCTGCCACAACTGGTGGGGGAACGCCGTCTACGTCGCTCCCGGTACCGGAAACTGGTCCGAGGGGCTTACGACGTACTGCGCGGAGCACTACTACGCAGAGCAGCAGGGGGCCGAGCAGGCCGCTCATTTTCGCATGGGACTCAACCGTGAATACCTCTCGTATGTGACGCCCGAAACGGATTTTCCCCTGCGCCGATTCCGGGAGCGCAGTGACCCCGCCTCGCGTGCGATCGGCTACGCCAAGTCAGCCATGGTTTTCCACCAACTCCGCCTCCTCGTCGGAGACGAAAAGTTCTGGAACGCCCTTCGGAACATCTATCGTGACTATCGGTTTCGCCACGCCAGCTGGGACGACTTTCGGCGCGTGTTTGAGGAATTCCACGGCGAGAAGCTCGGCTGGTTCTTCGACCAGTGGCTCGATCGTACAGGCGCTCCTGTCCTGCGCATTCAGAAGGCGCGCGTCAGTCGCCAGGGCGATCGCTTCCAAGTCACGGTCGTGGTGGGACAAGAGGGAAACCAGCCGTACCGCGTGAAGGTCCCGGTGCGTGTACGCACGACAGCGGGAAGTGAAAAGGCCGTGCTTGAGTTGACGGGGCAGGCCGACAGCGTCACGATCCGTGTCGTGAACCGGCCTGTCCTGGTTGAAGTTGACCCGGAGTTCGACGTCCTGAGGTGGCTGCTTCCGGGCGAGTTTCCTCCCGCACTGAGCCAGCTCCTCGGGGAAAAGAAGCCCATCTTCGTCCTCGCCCGGGCTTCGTCGGACCTCGCGTCCGCCTATCGGTCCCTTGCCGAGGGAATTGCCGAGCGCGGGCTGATTGTCGCTGGCGATGAGGTCCGAGTTGAGGATCTTCGGACGACCTCGTTTGCTGTTCTCGGTGATCCGCACCAGCTGAGTCTCTGGAACGAGCTGCGTTCCCAGCTGCCTGCGGAGCTACAGATCGAGGGCTCAGGGGTCGTGATTCAGGGGACCCGTTACAACCTGAACGTGCCAGGATTGACGGTTGTTCTGGTCCTCGCCAATCCTTTCAACGCGGGCAAAGTGGCTGCCGTCATTTGGGGAGGTAGCGCAGAGGCCATCTCGGCCGCTGCCTCCCGCTTAGCCCACTACGGGAAGTACAGCTTCGTCGTTTTCCAGAACGGGCGGAACATTGCCAGCGGGGAATGGCAGGTCACGGAGTCGCCACTGGCCATGCGTTTCTGA
- the tdh gene encoding L-threonine 3-dehydrogenase yields the protein MPKTMRAIVKVKEGVGAELREVPVPRPGPGEILVEVTATSICGSDLHIWQWNSWARKRIRLPQIMGHELAGRVVEVGKDVHHIPVGTFVSAETHLACGVCYQCRTGRPEICKNLRILGVDTTGVFAEYAVIPAVNAIVNDERIPPEYASVQEPLGNAIDTVLAEDVSGKSILVTGLGPVGLLAVAVARSCGAGLIVASEPNPLRRQLAERLGANRVVDPRSEDLVQVVRDLTAGDGVEVLAEMSGSAQALRDGLRCVTPGGRVSILALYDGEVSLDLNDLVVLRAIRIYGVTGRKMFSTWFKARELLVHGRLDLANVVTHKFAFDRFAEAFELMSNGNCGKVVLYPHGEVAP from the coding sequence ATCCCCAAGACCATGCGCGCGATTGTGAAGGTCAAGGAGGGTGTGGGAGCGGAGCTGCGTGAGGTTCCAGTGCCGCGGCCGGGTCCCGGGGAAATTCTGGTGGAGGTCACCGCCACATCAATCTGCGGTAGCGATCTGCATATCTGGCAGTGGAATAGCTGGGCAAGGAAGCGCATTCGGCTTCCCCAGATCATGGGCCACGAGCTTGCAGGCCGTGTAGTGGAGGTGGGCAAGGACGTGCACCACATCCCTGTGGGTACCTTTGTGTCCGCGGAGACGCACCTGGCCTGCGGCGTGTGCTACCAATGCCGTACGGGAAGGCCGGAGATCTGCAAGAACCTGCGGATTCTCGGCGTGGACACAACCGGGGTTTTTGCCGAATACGCCGTGATCCCGGCCGTCAATGCAATCGTAAACGACGAGCGCATCCCCCCGGAATATGCCTCTGTACAGGAGCCTCTGGGCAACGCGATTGATACCGTCCTGGCCGAAGATGTGTCCGGGAAATCAATCCTTGTTACGGGTCTTGGGCCTGTAGGGCTGCTGGCGGTGGCGGTTGCCCGGAGCTGTGGAGCTGGGCTGATTGTGGCGAGCGAGCCGAACCCTCTGCGCCGTCAGTTAGCCGAGCGGCTGGGCGCGAACCGCGTCGTGGATCCCCGTTCGGAGGACCTGGTGCAGGTCGTTAGGGATCTCACGGCTGGGGACGGCGTGGAGGTCCTGGCCGAAATGTCCGGAAGTGCCCAAGCTTTGCGCGATGGCCTGCGCTGCGTTACTCCTGGCGGGCGTGTGTCCATCCTGGCCTTGTACGACGGTGAGGTTTCCCTCGACCTGAACGATTTGGTCGTCCTCCGCGCTATCCGCATCTACGGTGTCACGGGCCGGAAAATGTTCTCCACATGGTTCAAGGCGCGTGAGTTGCTCGTCCATGGCCGCTTGGATCTGGCCAACGTGGTCACGCACAAGTTCGCCTTCGACCGGTTCGCCGAGGCTTTCGAGCTGATGAGCAACGGTAATTGCGGCAAGGTCGTGCTCTACCCTCATGGGGAAGTAGCCCCTTAG
- the kbl gene encoding glycine C-acetyltransferase produces MFEESFRQELRRTLEELKESGLYKEERILVTPQSPEIRVEGRDGVVLNFCANNYLGLSSHPKVIEAAHRALDRWGFGLSSVRFICGTQEIHKILERKVSEFLRTDDTILYAACFDANGGVFEPFMDADCAILTDELNHASIIDGIRLTKAQRFIYKHSDMNDLEDKLKQAQRAKRRMIATDGVFSMDGDMARLDVICDLAEKYGALVMVDDSHATGFVGKTGRGTPEYWGVEGRVDLITTTFGKALGGASGGCASGRQELIDWLRQRSRPYLFSNTLSPVVVGATIAVLDLLSETSELRDKLARNTAYFRQQITQAGFEIKPGDHPIVPIMLYEEKLAHRMARDLLDEGIYVIGFSYPVVPRGQARIRVQISAAHEQHHLDRAIEAFTKVGRALGVIA; encoded by the coding sequence ATGTTCGAGGAGAGCTTTCGTCAGGAGCTCCGACGCACCCTGGAGGAGCTCAAAGAGAGCGGCCTTTACAAGGAGGAGCGGATCCTGGTCACGCCTCAGAGCCCCGAGATCCGCGTCGAGGGTAGAGATGGCGTGGTACTGAACTTCTGCGCCAACAACTACCTCGGGCTCTCTAGCCACCCCAAGGTCATTGAGGCAGCCCATCGTGCCCTTGATCGGTGGGGATTCGGTCTGTCCTCCGTGCGCTTCATCTGTGGCACGCAGGAGATCCACAAAATCCTTGAGAGAAAGGTAAGTGAGTTTCTGAGGACCGACGACACCATCCTCTACGCCGCTTGTTTCGATGCCAATGGCGGCGTTTTCGAGCCCTTTATGGACGCCGACTGCGCGATCCTTACCGACGAGCTGAACCATGCCTCGATCATCGACGGAATCCGGCTCACCAAGGCACAACGGTTCATCTACAAGCACTCCGATATGAACGACCTCGAGGACAAACTGAAGCAGGCCCAGCGTGCCAAGCGAAGGATGATCGCCACGGATGGCGTTTTCAGCATGGATGGCGATATGGCCCGTCTGGACGTGATTTGCGATCTGGCGGAAAAGTACGGAGCGCTCGTAATGGTCGACGACAGTCACGCCACCGGGTTCGTCGGAAAGACGGGACGTGGCACTCCCGAATACTGGGGTGTAGAAGGGAGGGTCGACCTGATCACCACCACCTTTGGGAAGGCGCTCGGGGGAGCGTCCGGCGGCTGTGCCTCCGGTCGACAGGAGCTCATCGACTGGCTCCGACAGCGCAGTCGCCCCTACTTGTTCTCTAACACCCTCTCGCCCGTGGTGGTGGGGGCGACCATTGCCGTCCTCGATCTCCTCTCGGAGACGAGCGAGCTCCGTGACAAGTTGGCCCGCAACACTGCCTACTTCCGTCAGCAAATCACACAGGCCGGTTTCGAGATCAAGCCCGGAGACCACCCGATTGTCCCCATCATGCTCTACGAGGAAAAGTTGGCCCACCGAATGGCGCGCGATCTTCTCGACGAAGGGATCTACGTGATCGGTTTCAGCTATCCGGTTGTCCCTCGCGGCCAGGCGCGGATCCGCGTGCAGATCTCAGCCGCTCACGAGCAGCACCACCTCGACCGGGCAATCGAGGCCTTTACCAAGGTGGGGAGGGCTCTCGGCGTCATCGCGTGA
- a CDS encoding patatin-like phospholipase family protein produces MPVLRVFSRMSRGGQLAAILVAATILFSGRSWAAEVSGADPIRAPGDQAGRPRIALVLSGGGARGFSHVGILKALEEEGIPFDLLVGTSMGAIVGSLYACGYSPQEIEEMVRAVNWVQLLSKSAPRSDLGSERYGAAHALVSLRLQKLEPQMSPGLLPAQRLYELFLSLTGGHEIACKGDFDSLMVPLRIVAADLKSGQPVVFSHGHLARAILASMAIPFLFPPVPWGDSLLVDGGLLDNMPVDVARTWGADVVLAVDVSSIGEREVQYEDLIDVFRRTMDIWMTRTNQLYREKPDLLLKPYLEQRSPLDYASADTIMALGYRYARAVLDSVRLLIPWRTDWGLRRERYRLLSRAKVGSVVATVELTGTARSEPLPLRSEIELRPGMPFQVGTVVSDLRRLYDTGLFDHVSARLEARPGGRVAVAYEVRERHPLDLCLGGSYVSREGEAAFVQLRHLNLLGRGPRGLLSYRVGPQRDFVAAELHSRSFLGRALGVQTALFWERNRPLWYEGGRAVARRVFDEAGIQVTAKRGLRGLWSISAAASATSAVGRRVPEIGLNRRVWRTRSFALTVRSSSLDDPYWTTRGSFHTLQTVRFFRVLGGTTEGGIASWVSGWFLPVDRMILGGTLRATISGTGLPPELWPRLGGPEEFQGLERGELWTPCFLAATGEIKYAATGILRWAFGLGLSWASHRPGKLLANEPFFGARVGARLLTLVGIVSLDLAYGEGGRSAYYLTVGYPF; encoded by the coding sequence ATGCCGGTCCTGCGTGTTTTCTCCCGGATGAGCCGGGGAGGGCAACTGGCCGCCATCCTCGTGGCTGCGACTATCCTGTTTTCCGGAAGGAGCTGGGCCGCTGAAGTCAGTGGCGCAGATCCCATCCGAGCGCCAGGAGACCAGGCCGGACGTCCCCGCATTGCCCTTGTCCTGAGCGGTGGTGGCGCGCGGGGCTTCAGCCACGTGGGCATCTTGAAGGCGCTGGAAGAAGAGGGAATCCCGTTCGACCTCCTCGTGGGAACCAGCATGGGAGCGATTGTGGGCTCCCTCTACGCTTGTGGGTACTCGCCGCAGGAGATCGAGGAGATGGTCCGTGCTGTAAACTGGGTCCAATTGCTGAGCAAGAGCGCACCCCGTTCGGATCTCGGGAGTGAGCGGTACGGTGCGGCCCATGCCCTGGTGTCGTTGCGCCTCCAAAAACTTGAACCGCAGATGTCGCCCGGTCTCCTGCCGGCTCAGCGGCTGTACGAGCTTTTCCTCAGCCTGACCGGCGGACACGAAATTGCGTGTAAAGGCGACTTTGACTCGCTGATGGTTCCGCTGCGGATTGTCGCCGCCGATCTGAAATCGGGGCAGCCGGTCGTCTTCAGCCACGGGCATCTGGCCCGAGCGATCCTGGCCTCGATGGCCATTCCTTTCCTCTTTCCGCCGGTCCCATGGGGCGATTCGCTTCTGGTGGACGGAGGCCTGCTGGACAACATGCCTGTGGATGTGGCGCGGACCTGGGGAGCCGACGTCGTGTTGGCTGTGGACGTCTCCAGCATCGGCGAGAGGGAGGTGCAATACGAAGACCTGATCGACGTCTTCCGCCGCACCATGGACATCTGGATGACCCGTACCAATCAGCTTTACCGAGAGAAGCCGGACCTACTGTTGAAGCCCTACTTGGAGCAACGAAGCCCCCTGGACTACGCCTCAGCCGATACGATCATGGCCCTCGGCTACCGCTACGCCAGGGCTGTCCTGGATTCCGTCAGGCTTCTCATCCCCTGGCGCACAGACTGGGGCCTCCGCCGGGAAAGATACCGTCTTCTTTCTCGGGCCAAAGTCGGCTCGGTGGTGGCCACTGTGGAGCTCACGGGAACTGCACGCTCTGAGCCGCTCCCTCTACGGTCAGAGATAGAGCTCCGGCCGGGAATGCCTTTTCAAGTGGGGACGGTGGTGAGCGATCTGCGGAGGCTTTACGACACCGGTCTCTTTGACCATGTGTCCGCCCGTTTGGAGGCTCGGCCTGGGGGACGTGTGGCCGTTGCCTACGAGGTTCGCGAACGCCACCCTCTCGACCTCTGCCTGGGGGGATCGTACGTAAGTCGCGAGGGTGAGGCGGCCTTCGTTCAGTTGCGCCACCTGAATCTCCTCGGACGGGGACCCCGGGGCCTCCTTTCGTATCGAGTAGGTCCCCAGCGTGACTTTGTGGCCGCGGAGCTGCACTCGCGCTCCTTCCTGGGGAGAGCTCTGGGCGTCCAGACAGCCCTTTTCTGGGAGCGCAATCGTCCTCTCTGGTACGAAGGAGGCCGTGCGGTGGCCAGGAGGGTTTTCGACGAGGCGGGAATCCAGGTTACCGCCAAAAGGGGGCTGCGCGGCCTATGGTCCATTTCCGCGGCCGCCAGTGCGACCAGCGCGGTGGGACGCCGAGTGCCCGAGATAGGCCTGAACCGGCGTGTGTGGAGGACCCGCAGTTTCGCTCTGACCGTGCGGTCCAGCAGCCTGGACGATCCCTACTGGACGACGCGCGGCAGCTTCCACACGCTGCAAACCGTGCGGTTCTTTCGGGTCCTCGGCGGTACGACGGAGGGCGGGATTGCGTCCTGGGTGTCGGGATGGTTCCTCCCTGTGGACCGCATGATCCTCGGTGGTACCCTCCGAGCGACGATTTCTGGAACGGGATTGCCCCCAGAGTTGTGGCCACGGCTTGGAGGCCCGGAGGAATTCCAAGGGCTGGAGCGGGGTGAACTCTGGACGCCCTGCTTCCTGGCGGCCACGGGCGAGATCAAATACGCCGCGACGGGCATCCTCCGATGGGCCTTCGGGTTAGGCTTGTCCTGGGCCTCCCACCGCCCGGGTAAGCTCTTAGCCAACGAGCCATTTTTCGGGGCGCGGGTCGGGGCAAGGCTTCTGACCCTCGTGGGGATTGTATCCCTGGATTTGGCCTACGGCGAAGGTGGTCGTTCCGCCTACTACCTTACCGTGGGGTATCCCTTCTGA
- a CDS encoding manganese efflux pump MntP family protein — translation MESRLGALELGLMAIALGTDAFSVALGVGTAGVTARRLFRLSWHFGLFQFLMPILGWLMGKELAAIVGSIGHYVVAGFLAYVGARMMWEGLAAHRDAGFAIDRTRRGALIGLSVATSLDALGVGVALGILQSAIFVPAVVIGIVAGAMTAVGMLIGHRLRAVVGRRAEALGGLVLIGLALRFLIG, via the coding sequence ATGGAAAGTAGGCTCGGTGCTCTTGAGCTGGGATTGATGGCCATTGCGCTGGGAACCGATGCCTTCTCCGTGGCCCTCGGAGTGGGGACCGCTGGGGTGACGGCGCGAAGACTCTTCCGTCTGTCCTGGCACTTCGGCTTGTTCCAGTTCCTGATGCCCATTTTGGGATGGCTCATGGGAAAGGAGCTGGCGGCCATCGTCGGGTCAATCGGTCATTACGTCGTCGCTGGCTTCCTGGCCTACGTGGGTGCCCGGATGATGTGGGAGGGACTGGCGGCCCACCGGGACGCGGGTTTTGCAATAGATCGGACACGGCGAGGGGCACTGATCGGGCTTTCCGTCGCGACGAGCCTCGATGCGTTGGGGGTTGGGGTGGCCCTGGGCATTCTCCAAAGCGCCATTTTCGTGCCCGCGGTGGTCATCGGGATCGTGGCCGGGGCCATGACGGCTGTGGGGATGCTGATCGGCCATAGGTTGCGTGCGGTCGTCGGCCGCCGGGCGGAAGCCCTCGGTGGCCTGGTTCTGATCGGACTGGCTTTGCGATTCTTGATCGGCTGA
- a CDS encoding M20/M25/M40 family metallo-hydrolase — translation MSGTTWLSVDPNEVVGLTRRLVAIPSITEAEGPEISEFVRSWLLERGLEAKLIPAGADRASVVCELGKGTPVLLFNAHLDTKPIEGMVIDPFKAEVRDGRLYGRGACDTKGAVAGMMLAAHALKSGGGPRRGCLRLVFEVGEEGRKWAAEQLWQEQWLQADFAVVGEPSDGKVQIGNRGRVGGLVRTFGKSTHTATAELGVNAIEKMCRIIQAFLDLPYRRFRDPIWGLAPLNFWKIESRGWEATVPYECVAYFDTRLPPHVRPEEVLAQMRAALAELQRKDPELRAEIPEDELWPLLPAAAISTDHKLVQDAREAYFEITGYPPALGANPAMTMAHILITRGVPAIIFGPGEIGKAHTADESVGLDELVLAARFYTALAERILG, via the coding sequence ATGTCAGGAACCACCTGGCTGTCGGTAGATCCGAACGAGGTCGTGGGGCTGACGCGCAGGTTGGTGGCTATCCCCAGCATCACGGAGGCGGAGGGACCGGAGATCTCGGAATTCGTGCGGTCCTGGCTACTGGAGCGGGGATTGGAAGCCAAATTGATCCCCGCAGGGGCAGACAGGGCGAGCGTCGTCTGCGAGCTGGGCAAAGGTACGCCTGTGCTTCTCTTCAACGCACACCTCGATACGAAACCCATTGAGGGCATGGTGATCGACCCTTTTAAGGCGGAGGTGCGAGATGGTAGGCTGTACGGCCGGGGTGCGTGCGACACAAAGGGAGCGGTGGCCGGAATGATGCTGGCCGCCCACGCTCTGAAATCGGGGGGTGGACCCCGTCGGGGATGCTTGCGCCTTGTGTTCGAAGTGGGCGAGGAAGGACGGAAGTGGGCCGCCGAGCAACTGTGGCAGGAGCAGTGGTTGCAGGCAGACTTCGCGGTCGTCGGGGAGCCTTCCGACGGAAAGGTCCAGATAGGCAATCGGGGACGCGTAGGCGGTCTGGTACGGACCTTCGGCAAATCCACCCACACGGCCACGGCAGAGCTCGGCGTGAACGCGATCGAGAAGATGTGCCGGATCATCCAGGCGTTCCTTGATCTCCCGTACCGGCGCTTCAGGGATCCCATTTGGGGTCTCGCCCCGCTGAATTTCTGGAAAATCGAGAGCAGGGGCTGGGAAGCAACGGTTCCGTACGAGTGCGTGGCGTATTTCGACACCCGGCTTCCGCCGCACGTACGGCCGGAGGAGGTACTGGCCCAGATGCGGGCCGCCCTGGCTGAACTCCAGCGCAAGGATCCGGAGCTGCGGGCCGAGATACCAGAGGATGAGCTCTGGCCCTTGCTTCCGGCCGCCGCCATCTCTACGGACCACAAGCTGGTGCAGGACGCGCGCGAAGCGTATTTCGAGATTACCGGCTATCCGCCTGCTCTCGGTGCCAACCCCGCGATGACCATGGCGCACATCTTGATCACCCGCGGTGTGCCCGCCATTATCTTCGGCCCTGGGGAGATTGGCAAAGCCCACACCGCGGACGAAAGCGTGGGCCTCGACGAACTGGTCCTCGCTGCCCGCTTCTACACGGCTTTGGCCGAAAGGATTCTCGGTTAG